From Aquificota bacterium, one genomic window encodes:
- the dxr gene encoding 1-deoxy-D-xylulose-5-phosphate reductoisomerase, with protein MKKLGILGSTGSVGSQTLDIVRVNREDFELIGLLAKRASDKLLLQAKEFKPKYISCYEDPPKDWLDSLPDGTKFLKGEEGLYAIVEESDMLMNSISGTDGIFPTYLVLEKNKRLLASNKESLICLGRLVKEKRELIVPVDSEHNALFQLLSMVKSQEVKKVYLTASGGPFRNKSLEELKNVSVEEALNHPTWRMGAKITVDSATLMNKGMELLEAINLFDLPVESLDVLIHPQSVVHGIVELIDGSFLFHAFQTDMKIPILYSLYYPERRPYPFEKKSLFDLSPIHFEKVDTEKFKSIPLCKWVALMGDVYPIVLVGADQVAVELFLEGKIGFLDIVNLVEEVLSSVNFKEPENIEGILNAIQWAYEKGKELAGVKG; from the coding sequence ATGAAAAAACTTGGAATACTTGGTTCTACAGGCTCTGTAGGAAGTCAAACCTTGGATATTGTAAGGGTAAATAGGGAAGATTTTGAACTAATAGGCCTATTGGCCAAAAGGGCCTCCGATAAGCTTTTGCTTCAGGCAAAGGAGTTTAAGCCCAAGTATATATCCTGTTATGAAGACCCTCCCAAGGATTGGCTGGATAGCCTCCCAGACGGAACCAAGTTTTTGAAGGGAGAGGAGGGCCTGTATGCCATAGTGGAAGAGTCGGATATGCTTATGAATTCCATATCTGGAACCGATGGTATTTTCCCAACCTACCTTGTGCTTGAGAAAAACAAAAGGCTTTTGGCCTCCAACAAGGAATCCCTTATATGCCTTGGAAGGCTTGTAAAAGAAAAAAGAGAACTTATAGTGCCAGTGGATAGCGAACACAACGCCCTCTTTCAACTGCTTTCTATGGTAAAAAGTCAGGAAGTAAAAAAGGTCTATCTAACAGCATCTGGAGGTCCCTTTAGGAACAAAAGCCTTGAAGAGCTAAAAAATGTATCTGTGGAAGAGGCGCTAAACCATCCCACTTGGAGGATGGGAGCAAAGATAACGGTAGATTCGGCCACTCTTATGAACAAGGGCATGGAGCTTTTAGAGGCCATAAACCTCTTTGACTTGCCCGTGGAAAGCTTGGACGTTTTAATACACCCCCAAAGCGTAGTCCATGGCATAGTGGAGCTAATAGACGGTAGCTTTCTCTTCCATGCCTTTCAGACGGATATGAAAATCCCTATTCTATACAGCCTATACTATCCGGAAAGAAGACCCTATCCCTTTGAAAAGAAAAGCCTTTTTGACCTTTCCCCTATACACTTTGAAAAGGTTGATACGGAAAAGTTCAAGAGTATTCCTCTTTGCAAATGGGTTGCCCTTATGGGAGATGTTTACCCCATTGTGCTGGTAGGTGCAGACCAAGTGGCCGTTGAGCTTTTTCTTGAAGGGAAAATTGGCTTTTTGGATATAGTCAACTTGGTGGAAGAGGTATTAAGCTCGGTCAACTTTAAAGAACCAGAAAATATTGAAGGAATTCTCAACGCTATACAATGGGCTTACGAAAAGGGTAAGGAGCTTGCGGGAGTAAAAGGATGA
- the ispE gene encoding 4-(cytidine 5'-diphospho)-2-C-methyl-D-erythritol kinase, with the protein MKVLSPAKLNLGLWLLGKRPDGYHEIFTVYHTIDLLDEILIEEGPLSVETSTGIPMEENLVYKAIKLMENRLGKEINFRIYIQKNIPEGAGLGGGSSNVASVLKAINELLGNPLDLEDLKSIASQVSSDAPFFLFGGSAIGRGRGEVLEKINLPKRVFTLIYPRVKCSTAYVYSMVKENILTENLSSDKIIDCLRAGDFSPLENRLGELAGELYPEVGEVLRFLRSLGLKALVSGSGSSVFYVGEPLPEVGLACKLRNWMLYRVESYGV; encoded by the coding sequence ATGAAGGTTTTATCCCCTGCCAAATTAAACCTTGGCCTATGGCTTTTGGGCAAAAGGCCCGATGGATACCATGAGATATTTACCGTATACCATACAATAGACCTCCTTGATGAAATACTTATAGAGGAAGGACCTCTTTCCGTAGAGACAAGCACTGGCATACCCATGGAAGAAAACCTTGTTTATAAGGCCATAAAACTTATGGAAAATAGACTTGGGAAAGAGATAAACTTCCGCATATACATACAAAAGAACATACCAGAGGGCGCAGGCCTTGGTGGTGGCTCTTCCAATGTGGCATCCGTCCTAAAAGCCATAAACGAACTTCTTGGAAACCCATTGGACCTTGAGGACCTAAAAAGTATAGCCTCCCAAGTCTCTTCCGATGCGCCCTTTTTCCTATTTGGTGGCTCTGCCATTGGAAGGGGTAGGGGAGAAGTGCTTGAAAAGATAAACCTGCCCAAAAGGGTCTTTACCCTCATATACCCAAGGGTAAAGTGTTCTACCGCCTATGTGTATAGTATGGTGAAAGAAAATATATTGACAGAAAACCTATCAAGTGATAAAATAATAGATTGCTTAAGGGCTGGAGACTTTAGCCCTTTGGAGAATAGGCTGGGTGAGCTTGCTGGAGAGCTTTACCCAGAAGTGGGTGAAGTGCTTAGGTTTTTGAGGAGCTTGGGGCTTAAGGCCCTGGTTAGTGGTAGTGGTTCAAGCGTCTTTTATGTAGGTGAGCCACTGCCAGAGGTGGGGCTTGCCTGCAAGCTCAGAAATTGGATGCTTTACAGAGTGGAAAGTTATGGGGTGTAG
- the pth gene encoding aminoacyl-tRNA hydrolase, producing MIRLLVGLGNPGKKYEKTRHNVGFMVIDEILRRLKAPKPTEECLSLVYKVSVNGKGVILAKPQTYMNNSGLAVINLLEEYDIKPEEMLVVYDDLDLPLGKLRLRLEGSSGGHHGVESIIREIKTEKFPRLKIGIGRPKDKNKVVDYVLSPFSKEEEEVLYRVINRASECLLRCVEFGVEESMNFCNVQV from the coding sequence ATGATAAGGCTCCTTGTAGGTCTTGGGAACCCAGGTAAAAAATACGAGAAGACACGCCACAATGTGGGCTTTATGGTTATAGATGAGATACTTAGGAGGCTGAAGGCCCCAAAGCCCACAGAAGAATGCCTATCCCTTGTGTATAAGGTAAGCGTAAATGGTAAGGGGGTTATCTTGGCAAAGCCTCAAACCTACATGAATAACTCTGGGCTTGCCGTGATAAACCTGTTGGAGGAGTATGATATAAAGCCAGAGGAGATGTTGGTGGTTTATGATGACCTTGACCTGCCCCTTGGAAAGCTAAGGCTTAGGCTGGAGGGAAGCAGTGGAGGCCATCACGGCGTAGAATCTATAATAAGAGAGATAAAAACGGAAAAGTTCCCAAGATTAAAGATAGGTATAGGGAGGCCCAAGGATAAAAACAAGGTGGTGGATTATGTGTTATCTCCCTTTAGTAAGGAGGAGGAAGAGGTCTTATACAGAGTTATAAACAGGGCAAGCGAGTGCCTTTTAAGGTGTGTAGAGTTTGGCGTAGAAGAAAGCATGAACTTTTGCAACGTGCAGGTGTAA
- the metK gene encoding methionine adenosyltransferase, which translates to MGRTIKMAESPMEGHPDKLADLIADALLDEFIRKDPYSRVSLEILLISGMTLVAGHVSTESYVDIPGIVRKTIKEVGYSRPEHGFDADSSAVLTSIEEQSPDIVLGISSEGAGDTATVVGYACTDTENYMPLPISLAHRLSQKVSDLRKSGKAPFLRPDGKVLITVVYEDDKPLFVKDVIVFCQHDPEISLEKLRDFVVEEAVKRVIPQNLLQKDTKILVNPSGRFVLGGPAADAGQTGRKIVSDAYGDVAYSGGSAFSGKDPTKTDRSASYLARMMAKHVVASGLADRCMVQMAYAFGMSEVIAFDIETYGTEKVDKEKIKEALLDVFPTGPKKIIDFLDLRKPIYKKTACYGHFGKEDLPWEKLSHIERLKERIGV; encoded by the coding sequence ATGGGAAGGACCATAAAAATGGCCGAGTCCCCCATGGAGGGGCATCCAGATAAACTGGCAGACCTTATAGCAGATGCACTCCTTGATGAGTTTATAAGAAAGGACCCATACAGTAGGGTTTCCCTTGAAATACTCCTTATATCTGGCATGACCTTAGTGGCTGGCCATGTGTCCACGGAAAGCTACGTGGATATTCCCGGCATAGTAAGAAAAACCATAAAAGAAGTAGGTTATAGCAGGCCAGAACATGGCTTTGATGCGGATTCTTCCGCCGTTTTAACCTCCATAGAAGAACAAAGTCCAGACATTGTTTTGGGTATATCCTCCGAGGGTGCGGGAGATACTGCCACCGTGGTGGGCTATGCCTGCACGGATACGGAAAACTACATGCCACTACCCATAAGCCTTGCCCATAGGCTTTCTCAAAAGGTCTCCGACCTTAGAAAATCTGGAAAGGCGCCCTTTTTGCGCCCCGATGGAAAGGTCCTTATCACCGTAGTATACGAGGATGACAAACCCCTTTTTGTAAAGGATGTAATAGTCTTTTGCCAGCATGACCCAGAGATATCCTTGGAAAAGCTAAGGGATTTTGTAGTGGAGGAGGCTGTTAAGAGGGTGATTCCCCAAAATCTTTTACAAAAGGATACAAAAATACTTGTGAATCCCTCCGGTAGGTTTGTTTTGGGTGGGCCTGCGGCGGATGCTGGTCAAACTGGAAGGAAGATAGTCTCCGATGCATACGGCGATGTGGCATACTCTGGCGGTAGCGCCTTTTCTGGTAAGGACCCAACAAAAACGGATAGGTCTGCCTCTTACCTTGCTCGTATGATGGCAAAGCATGTGGTAGCAAGCGGCCTTGCAGATAGATGTATGGTTCAAATGGCTTACGCCTTTGGCATGAGTGAAGTAATAGCCTTTGATATAGAAACCTACGGCACAGAAAAGGTAGACAAAGAAAAGATAAAAGAGGCCCTTTTGGATGTTTTTCCAACGGGACCAAAGAAGATAATAGACTTTCTGGACCTTAGAAAGCCCATCTATAAAAAAACGGCCTGTTATGGGCATTTTGGAAAGGAAGACCTACCCTGGGAAAAGCTAAGCCACATAGAAAGGTTAAAGGAAAGGATAGGAGTTTAA
- the rpsP gene encoding 30S ribosomal protein S16, with protein sequence MALRIRVSRYGRRHHPIYRIVVADAKAPRDGKVVDVIATYDPVNKRLIEVKEEKLKDWLSKGAELTDRAKSILKNAKIL encoded by the coding sequence ATGGCGCTTAGGATTAGGGTTTCTAGGTATGGAAGAAGGCACCATCCCATATACAGGATTGTGGTGGCCGATGCAAAGGCTCCAAGGGATGGTAAGGTGGTGGATGTTATAGCCACCTACGACCCTGTAAACAAAAGGCTTATAGAGGTTAAAGAAGAAAAATTAAAGGATTGGTTAAGCAAAGGTGCTGAACTTACAGACAGGGCAAAAAGCATACTCAAAAACGCAAAAATACTCTAA
- a CDS encoding KpsF/GutQ family sugar-phosphate isomerase: MEDVLQKAKRVFDIEIESLKRLRDSLDESFIKAIELIRNCKGKVITTGVGKSGHIARKVASTLASTGTPAHYLHPAEALHGDLGVIDTGDVVLAFSNSGESPEVISLLPYIKLLGVPLIAITNNPQSTLAKHAEVHIFLAVEREACPLQLAPTSSSTASLVLGDALAMVLLELNGFTEKDFALRHPAGSLGRKLRRVADLCHTGEEVPVVREDTPMREVIIEMSSKGFGATAVVDKEGRLVGIITDGDLRRFVNRGGKFDESLARDVMTKSPKTARMDELAVEALRRMEDYKITVLLVVDEENRPVGIIHMHDILRAGVV; encoded by the coding sequence ATGGAAGATGTCCTACAAAAAGCGAAAAGGGTCTTTGATATAGAGATAGAATCCCTAAAAAGGCTTAGGGACAGCCTGGATGAAAGCTTTATAAAGGCTATAGAGCTTATAAGGAATTGTAAGGGCAAGGTTATAACCACGGGCGTGGGAAAATCGGGACACATAGCAAGAAAGGTGGCCTCCACCCTTGCCAGCACTGGCACACCCGCCCACTATTTGCACCCAGCAGAGGCCCTTCACGGAGACCTTGGCGTAATAGACACGGGTGATGTGGTCCTTGCCTTCTCCAACAGCGGAGAATCTCCAGAGGTTATCTCTCTCCTACCCTATATAAAGCTTTTGGGAGTCCCCCTTATAGCCATCACCAACAACCCCCAATCCACTTTGGCAAAGCATGCTGAGGTACATATATTTTTAGCGGTGGAAAGAGAAGCCTGCCCACTACAGCTTGCTCCTACAAGCTCTTCTACAGCTTCTTTAGTTTTAGGAGATGCCCTTGCCATGGTGCTTCTTGAACTAAACGGCTTTACAGAAAAGGACTTTGCCCTCAGGCACCCTGCAGGCTCTCTTGGAAGAAAGCTTAGACGTGTGGCAGACCTTTGCCATACGGGTGAGGAGGTGCCTGTTGTTAGGGAGGATACACCCATGAGGGAGGTGATCATAGAGATGTCCAGCAAGGGCTTTGGTGCTACCGCCGTGGTGGATAAGGAGGGTAGGCTTGTAGGGATTATAACGGACGGAGACCTAAGAAGGTTTGTCAATAGAGGTGGAAAGTTTGACGAAAGCTTGGCAAGGGATGTTATGACTAAAAGCCCAAAAACAGCACGTATGGATGAACTGGCCGTAGAAGCCCTAAGGAGGATGGAGGATTATAAGATCACTGTCCTTTTGGTAGTGGATGAAGAAAATAGGCCCGTGGGTATAATTCATATGCATGACATTTTGAGGGCTGGCGTGGTATGA
- the cadA gene encoding cadmium-translocating P-type ATPase, with amino-acid sequence MRVSLKVSGMSCVNCAKAIEISLKKLKGVEEVHVSFELGRVVVSFNEDLLDVERIKGVIESLGYKVERVEGGPKDMQILIFCWLSSIAIMALMFWHSPYSPYFQLALAFLVQALGGYGFYKGAWSSIKARVGNMDLLVALGSTSALLYSLLAFLGIIPGEPFFETSAFLITFVKTGKFLEELAKDRALKSLRDLFGLQTVRVRVLKDGKEELKSLQEVFVGDVIVLRTGDMVPVDCKVLEGSLEVDESLITGESMPVKRSQGDRLISGSLVISGFAKAKVEKTFSGSYVNLLVKLVEETLSKRPKIQRLADKVSHYFVQFVVALSLIVFALWYLKTGSLTMAVNFSLAVLVVSCPCAFGIAVPLAIVVGVLRSQKKGLLIKDPSVFEKDVQVLVMDKTGTLTEGKPKLVNYVLYREDALALTCNMVKVSNHPYALALREFCGDKRLEGIDLNTCKEEVGVGVICGEYVLRRGEEGQVALYENGSKLAEFFFEDVIRKGAKEVVEFLRSKGIEVIMLTGDRQDKARRIAKELGIREFFAEVKPEEKLSKIRELKERGLKVGMVGDGINDAPAMAEADLSFAVGSGTDVAKRVGHIVLLRGIEGIRDFFEIKERTMRRIWQNLFWAFFYNAVGIPIAGGLLYNKGIYLRPEIAGLMMAFSSLSVVLNSIRK; translated from the coding sequence ATGCGGGTTAGTCTAAAAGTTTCTGGAATGTCTTGTGTGAACTGTGCAAAGGCCATAGAGATAAGCCTTAAAAAGTTAAAGGGTGTGGAAGAGGTGCATGTATCCTTTGAGCTTGGAAGGGTGGTAGTGAGCTTTAATGAGGACCTCCTTGACGTGGAGCGGATAAAAGGTGTTATAGAGTCTTTGGGCTATAAGGTGGAAAGGGTAGAGGGTGGGCCAAAGGATATGCAAATACTTATCTTTTGCTGGCTTTCAAGCATAGCTATCATGGCTTTAATGTTTTGGCACAGTCCTTACAGCCCATATTTCCAGCTTGCCCTTGCTTTCTTGGTTCAGGCCTTAGGTGGTTATGGCTTTTATAAGGGTGCTTGGAGTTCTATAAAGGCAAGGGTGGGGAACATGGACCTTCTTGTAGCCCTTGGAAGCACATCAGCCCTTCTTTATAGCCTTCTTGCCTTTTTGGGTATAATACCCGGCGAGCCTTTTTTTGAGACCTCCGCTTTTCTGATCACTTTTGTAAAAACGGGTAAGTTCCTTGAGGAGCTTGCTAAGGACAGGGCGCTCAAAAGCCTAAGAGACCTCTTTGGCCTACAAACTGTAAGGGTTAGAGTTTTAAAGGATGGAAAGGAGGAGCTTAAGTCTTTGCAAGAGGTTTTTGTGGGAGATGTAATAGTGTTAAGGACTGGCGATATGGTGCCAGTGGATTGTAAGGTCCTTGAGGGTTCTCTTGAGGTGGATGAGTCCCTTATAACCGGTGAGAGTATGCCAGTCAAAAGGTCTCAAGGTGATAGGCTCATATCTGGTAGCTTGGTTATATCTGGGTTTGCAAAGGCAAAGGTGGAAAAGACCTTTAGCGGTAGCTATGTAAACCTATTGGTAAAGCTTGTGGAAGAAACACTTAGCAAACGGCCCAAGATTCAACGCCTTGCGGATAAAGTCTCTCACTACTTTGTGCAGTTTGTAGTGGCCCTATCCTTAATTGTCTTTGCCCTTTGGTATCTAAAGACGGGTAGCCTTACTATGGCAGTTAATTTTTCCCTTGCTGTGCTTGTGGTCTCTTGCCCTTGTGCTTTTGGTATAGCTGTGCCTCTTGCCATAGTGGTGGGTGTGCTAAGGTCTCAAAAGAAGGGTCTTCTCATAAAAGACCCATCGGTTTTTGAAAAGGATGTGCAGGTGTTGGTTATGGACAAAACTGGCACGCTAACGGAGGGCAAGCCAAAGCTGGTAAACTATGTGCTTTATAGGGAGGATGCTTTAGCCCTTACATGCAATATGGTAAAAGTATCAAACCACCCTTATGCTTTGGCACTTAGGGAGTTCTGCGGTGATAAAAGGTTAGAAGGGATAGATTTAAACACATGCAAAGAGGAGGTGGGTGTGGGCGTAATATGCGGTGAATACGTTCTAAGGAGGGGAGAAGAGGGACAAGTGGCTCTGTATGAAAATGGTTCCAAGCTGGCCGAGTTCTTCTTTGAGGATGTGATAAGGAAAGGTGCCAAGGAGGTAGTAGAGTTTTTAAGGTCCAAGGGCATAGAGGTTATCATGCTTACAGGAGACAGGCAAGATAAGGCAAGGCGAATAGCAAAAGAGCTTGGCATTAGGGAGTTTTTTGCCGAGGTAAAGCCAGAAGAAAAGCTAAGCAAGATAAGAGAATTAAAAGAAAGGGGGTTAAAGGTTGGGATGGTAGGGGATGGTATAAACGATGCACCAGCTATGGCAGAGGCGGACCTATCCTTTGCCGTAGGTTCTGGCACGGATGTGGCCAAAAGGGTAGGCCATATAGTACTCCTCAGAGGCATAGAGGGCATAAGGGACTTTTTTGAGATAAAAGAAAGGACCATGAGAAGGATATGGCAAAATCTCTTTTGGGCTTTCTTTTACAATGCCGTAGGTATTCCCATAGCGGGTGGTTTGCTGTATAATAAGGGTATATACCTACGGCCAGAGATAGCCGGGTTGATGATGGCCTTTTCTTCCCTTAGTGTGGTATTGAATTCTATAAGGAAGTGA
- a CDS encoding ribose-phosphate pyrophosphokinase, with protein MFGSIKLLTGNSNPKLAQEVSEHLGIPLSDALVGRFSDGEVRVKINESMRGEDVFVIQSLGHPVNDNIMELLLILDALKRASAGRITAVIPYYAYARQDRKDKPRVPISARLLADLITVAGAQRLIVVDLHSPQIQGFFNIPVDNLYALNVLYEYIKERIEGELVVVSPDAGGVERARLLANKLGCSIAIIYKRRPEPNVAEVLDLIGDVKGKKAIIVDDIIDTAGTVVAATNMLLSKGAKSVYVSATHGIFSGPAIDRLRESPVEEVIVTNTLQVENKGLEKLRVVSIAPLIAEAIKRAHEGESISSLFI; from the coding sequence ATGTTTGGGTCTATAAAGCTTCTTACGGGTAATAGCAATCCTAAGTTAGCTCAAGAGGTCTCCGAACATCTTGGTATACCTCTTTCCGATGCATTGGTTGGTAGGTTTAGCGACGGTGAGGTAAGGGTTAAGATAAACGAGTCTATGAGAGGGGAGGATGTTTTTGTTATACAATCCCTCGGCCATCCGGTAAACGACAACATAATGGAACTTCTCCTCATACTTGATGCTCTAAAAAGGGCCTCCGCCGGTAGGATCACTGCAGTCATACCCTACTATGCCTACGCAAGGCAGGATAGGAAGGACAAGCCGAGGGTGCCCATAAGCGCAAGGCTTTTGGCAGACCTTATAACCGTTGCAGGAGCCCAAAGGCTTATAGTGGTGGACCTTCACTCCCCTCAAATCCAAGGCTTTTTTAATATACCCGTGGATAACCTCTATGCTCTAAATGTGCTTTATGAATATATAAAGGAAAGAATAGAGGGAGAGCTTGTGGTGGTCTCTCCAGATGCTGGCGGTGTTGAAAGGGCAAGGCTTTTGGCCAATAAATTGGGATGTAGTATTGCTATCATCTATAAGAGAAGACCAGAGCCTAATGTGGCTGAGGTTCTTGATCTAATAGGGGATGTAAAAGGTAAAAAGGCTATCATAGTTGATGATATTATAGATACGGCCGGTACAGTGGTTGCCGCCACCAACATGCTTCTTTCAAAAGGCGCCAAAAGCGTATATGTGTCCGCCACTCATGGCATATTCTCCGGTCCTGCCATAGACAGGTTAAGAGAATCGCCCGTAGAAGAGGTTATAGTTACCAACACCTTACAGGTGGAAAACAAGGGGCTTGAAAAGTTAAGGGTGGTTTCTATAGCGCCTCTTATAGCGGAGGCCATAAAGAGGGCCCATGAAGGTGAATCTATAAGTTCATTGTTTATATAA
- the ppa gene encoding inorganic diphosphatase, translating to MDIRKIPPGKNPPEDIYVVIEIPQDSPIKYELDKESGAIFVDRFLFTAMHYPFNYGFIPQTLADDGDPVDVLVISRYAVAPGSVIRCRPIGALQMRDEEGVDTKLLAVPHSKIDPTYEDIKSYQDLPKALLDRIKHFFEHYKELEPGKWVKVEEFKGVDFAYEEINKGISNYKK from the coding sequence ATGGACATAAGGAAAATACCACCCGGAAAGAACCCACCAGAGGATATTTATGTGGTAATTGAGATACCGCAGGACAGCCCTATTAAGTATGAGCTTGATAAGGAAAGCGGTGCAATATTTGTGGATAGGTTCCTCTTTACAGCCATGCATTATCCCTTTAACTACGGCTTTATTCCCCAGACTTTGGCCGATGATGGAGACCCTGTGGACGTTTTGGTAATATCAAGGTATGCCGTAGCACCCGGTAGTGTTATAAGGTGTAGACCCATAGGCGCCCTTCAGATGAGGGATGAAGAGGGTGTAGATACAAAGCTTTTGGCCGTGCCTCACAGCAAAATAGACCCAACCTATGAGGATATAAAGTCTTACCAAGACCTGCCAAAGGCCCTTTTGGATAGGATAAAACACTTTTTTGAACATTACAAAGAGCTTGAACCTGGTAAGTGGGTAAAGGTGGAAGAGTTTAAAGGAGTGGACTTTGCCTACGAGGAGATAAATAAGGGCATAAGCAACTATAAAAAGTGA
- a CDS encoding KH domain-containing protein, whose protein sequence is MSQLRDIVEITAKSLVDNPDKVNVQEIEGEKTVVIELRVDKADLGKVIGRGGRIARSLRTILASMGRRINKRVVLEILE, encoded by the coding sequence ATGAGCCAACTAAGGGACATTGTGGAGATCACCGCCAAGTCCTTGGTGGACAATCCAGATAAGGTAAACGTGCAGGAGATTGAAGGGGAGAAGACTGTAGTTATTGAGCTAAGGGTTGACAAAGCAGACCTTGGCAAGGTAATAGGAAGGGGTGGGCGTATAGCAAGGTCTTTGAGAACCATCTTGGCCTCCATGGGCAGGAGGATAAACAAAAGGGTGGTTCTTGAAATCCTTGAGTAG
- a CDS encoding peroxiredoxin, whose amino-acid sequence MKEFIIKFFTLLGIAQMGSPIQEGQPAYLFSLQNHEGKVVNLSDYKGRWVVIYFYPKADTPGCTTQAKEYTKLMPEFEKLKVKVFGISTDNVESLRKFREKHKLSVELLSDPKGNVAKAYGVNVIAGFCSRDTILINPELKVEKIYRGVDPSADPKRVLDYIKSKI is encoded by the coding sequence ATGAAGGAGTTTATCATAAAGTTTTTTACCCTTCTCGGTATAGCTCAAATGGGTAGCCCTATACAGGAGGGCCAGCCTGCCTATCTATTTAGCTTGCAAAATCATGAAGGGAAGGTAGTTAACCTTTCTGATTATAAGGGCAGGTGGGTAGTTATATACTTTTACCCAAAAGCGGATACGCCAGGATGTACCACACAAGCAAAAGAATATACAAAACTCATGCCAGAATTTGAAAAATTAAAGGTAAAGGTGTTTGGGATAAGCACGGATAATGTGGAAAGTCTAAGAAAGTTTAGAGAAAAACATAAATTATCCGTTGAACTCCTATCCGACCCTAAGGGCAATGTAGCAAAGGCTTATGGTGTAAATGTGATAGCAGGATTTTGTTCAAGGGATACAATCTTGATAAATCCAGAACTAAAGGTAGAAAAGATATACAGAGGAGTGGACCCTTCCGCAGACCCAAAGAGGGTTTTGGACTATATAAAAAGTAAAATATAA
- a CDS encoding 50S ribosomal protein L25/general stress protein Ctc, giving the protein MRKIQVKLLPRSLGRKSEIKRFRREGYVPVEIYGKGVENKHAYMSLKDLLSFPHGETFLIEAELEGEKRVCLLKEIQMGWLGDNPIHVDLQDISHVQEIEIEVPIEFVGTPAGVALGGTFGALLHSLTVKAKIDRLPEKITVDVSSLGLGDALHVRDIVPPEGCVIMDSPEETVAVVLEPEVEETAPTE; this is encoded by the coding sequence ATGCGTAAAATCCAGGTTAAGCTTTTGCCAAGAAGCCTTGGAAGGAAGAGTGAAATAAAAAGGTTTAGAAGGGAAGGTTATGTGCCAGTGGAAATTTACGGAAAGGGTGTGGAAAATAAGCATGCCTATATGAGCCTTAAAGACCTTCTTTCCTTTCCACACGGAGAGACCTTCTTAATTGAAGCAGAATTGGAAGGTGAAAAAAGGGTATGTCTGTTGAAAGAAATACAAATGGGTTGGCTTGGAGATAATCCCATACATGTGGACCTACAGGATATAAGCCATGTGCAAGAGATTGAAATAGAAGTTCCTATAGAGTTCGTTGGTACTCCCGCTGGTGTAGCCCTTGGAGGAACCTTTGGAGCTCTATTGCACAGTTTAACTGTAAAAGCAAAGATTGACAGATTGCCTGAAAAGATAACCGTTGATGTAAGCTCTCTTGGATTGGGTGATGCTTTGCACGTAAGGGATATAGTGCCACCAGAAGGCTGTGTAATAATGGACTCTCCAGAGGAAACTGTGGCCGTTGTGCTTGAACCAGAAGTGGAGGAAACTGCTCCTACTGAATGA
- a CDS encoding TSUP family transporter, which produces MGICCGTYLFHRGCCGWYTGWRGTSFHLWNKGCKPCKVLQSVLGSPISSNISTTLSKTEKGGFWLAFWLAVGSVLGASAGAFLSYQYLKDIRQYKYLFGLLTLFIGIKVLYEAFGSKKLVKTYKDLSTGLKGLRIELRQGEEVKSISIFNPFFVGFGIAMLSSAMGVGGWLFDSSLYAVGSEAFGLLCTWHCSFGRFYNHLDRHAKLLQAWCGYQLEFFA; this is translated from the coding sequence TTGGGGATTTGTTGTGGGACTTATCTTTTCCACCGTGGGTGCTGCGGGTGGTATACTGGCTGGCGTGGGACATCTTTCCATCTTTGGAATAAGGGATGCAAACCTTGTAAAGTTCTACAATCAGTTCTTGGTAGCCCTATCTCCTCTAATATCTCTACCACTTTATCTAAAACAGAAAAGGGTGGTTTTTGGTTGGCTTTCTGGCTGGCAGTTGGTAGTGTATTGGGTGCAAGCGCTGGAGCCTTTTTATCCTACCAGTATTTAAAAGACATAAGGCAATACAAATACCTCTTTGGACTTTTAACTCTTTTCATAGGCATAAAGGTTTTGTATGAAGCCTTTGGCTCTAAAAAGCTGGTAAAAACCTACAAGGATCTATCAACAGGCTTGAAAGGGCTAAGGATTGAATTAAGGCAAGGCGAGGAAGTAAAAAGTATTAGCATCTTCAATCCCTTTTTTGTTGGTTTTGGCATTGCCATGCTTTCCTCTGCCATGGGTGTGGGGGGGTGGCTTTTTGATAGTTCCTTATATGCTGTTGGTAGTGAGGCTTTTGGCTTATTATGTACCTGGCACTGCAGTTTTGGTCGTTTTTATAACCACCTTGACAGGCATGCTAAATTACTACAAGCTTGGTGTGGATATCAACTGGAATTTTTTGCTTAA